The Blastocatellia bacterium genome includes a region encoding these proteins:
- a CDS encoding bifunctional homocysteine S-methyltransferase/methylenetetrahydrofolate reductase, with protein sequence MKDFRNAVTDDRVYVFDGAMGTMLYARGVYINRCYDELNLTNADLVLGLLREYVKAGADIIETNTYGANRIKLTGYGLQDKMADINAAAVRIAREAAGDRAFVAGALGPLGIRIEPYGPTSTEEAQAIFREQAQALVEGGVDLLVLETFSDIAEIHQAILAVRSLTDLPLVAQITIQNDGNTSYGTSPEIFTRRLDEWGADVIGLNCSVGPATMLPAIEKMREVTRRKLSAQPNGGLPRQVDGRLFYMASPDYMAKYAKRLIQAGAKFVGGCCGTTPRHIKEIANAVAALRPGRPAASGYVIEESAPRVQVTPRAEKSAFAKKICEGQFVTSVEIVPPKGCDPSKMLESVRLLKEAGVDAVNVPDGPRAQSRMGALAVSTIIEQQVGIECVVHYCCRDRNLLGMTSDLLGAAGLGLRNFLIITGDPPKMGPYPEATAVFDIDSIGLVNMVNRLNHGLDIGGNPIGGPTSFYVGVGVNPCAVDLEYELRRFQWKVEAGAEFAITQPTFDVEQLKNFLKRIAPYRIPVIAGIWPLVSYRNAEFLANEVPGVVVPPAILKRMQRVTDKDAAREEGLAIARETLMEVRHLVQGVQVSAPFGRVQYALDVFSVL encoded by the coding sequence ATGAAAGATTTTCGCAACGCAGTCACCGATGACCGTGTCTACGTCTTCGACGGCGCGATGGGGACGATGCTCTATGCGCGCGGCGTCTATATCAACCGCTGTTATGATGAGCTGAACCTGACGAACGCCGACCTCGTTCTTGGCCTCCTGCGCGAATACGTGAAGGCCGGCGCTGACATCATCGAGACCAACACCTACGGCGCGAACCGCATCAAGCTGACCGGCTACGGCCTGCAAGACAAGATGGCCGACATCAACGCGGCTGCCGTGCGCATCGCCCGCGAAGCCGCCGGCGACCGCGCCTTCGTTGCCGGCGCCCTCGGGCCGCTCGGCATCCGCATCGAGCCTTACGGCCCCACGTCGACCGAAGAAGCGCAGGCCATCTTTCGCGAGCAGGCGCAGGCGCTCGTCGAAGGCGGCGTTGACCTGCTGGTGCTGGAAACCTTCTCGGACATCGCCGAGATTCATCAAGCGATACTCGCCGTGCGCTCGCTCACAGACCTGCCGCTGGTTGCGCAGATCACCATCCAGAATGATGGCAACACGAGCTACGGCACGTCGCCGGAAATCTTCACACGGCGGCTGGACGAGTGGGGCGCTGACGTCATCGGCCTGAACTGTTCCGTCGGCCCGGCGACGATGCTGCCGGCCATCGAAAAGATGCGCGAAGTGACCCGGCGCAAGCTCTCGGCGCAGCCCAACGGCGGCTTGCCGCGACAGGTGGACGGGCGGCTGTTCTACATGGCGTCGCCCGATTACATGGCCAAGTACGCCAAGCGCTTGATTCAGGCCGGCGCCAAGTTCGTCGGCGGCTGCTGCGGCACGACGCCCCGGCACATCAAAGAGATTGCCAACGCCGTCGCGGCGCTCCGCCCCGGCCGCCCGGCGGCGAGCGGCTATGTCATCGAAGAGTCCGCGCCTCGCGTTCAGGTGACGCCGCGCGCCGAGAAGTCCGCTTTCGCTAAGAAAATCTGCGAAGGCCAGTTCGTCACTTCGGTCGAGATCGTGCCGCCGAAAGGCTGCGACCCCTCGAAAATGTTAGAAAGTGTGCGCTTGCTGAAAGAGGCGGGGGTTGATGCGGTCAACGTGCCGGACGGGCCGCGCGCGCAGTCGCGCATGGGGGCGCTGGCGGTTTCGACGATCATCGAACAGCAGGTCGGCATCGAATGTGTGGTGCATTACTGTTGCCGGGACCGCAACCTGCTCGGCATGACGAGCGACCTGCTGGGCGCTGCCGGTCTCGGCCTGCGCAACTTTTTAATCATCACCGGCGACCCGCCGAAGATGGGGCCATACCCGGAAGCCACCGCCGTCTTCGACATCGATTCCATCGGCCTGGTCAACATGGTCAACCGCTTGAATCACGGCCTGGACATTGGCGGCAATCCCATCGGCGGCCCGACCTCGTTTTATGTCGGCGTCGGCGTCAACCCGTGCGCCGTCGATCTCGAATACGAGTTGCGCCGTTTCCAGTGGAAGGTCGAGGCCGGCGCCGAGTTCGCGATCACGCAGCCGACGTTTGATGTCGAGCAGTTAAAAAACTTTTTGAAGCGCATCGCGCCTTACCGCATCCCTGTGATCGCCGGCATCTGGCCGCTGGTCAGTTATCGCAACGCCGAGTTCCTGGCCAACGAAGTGCCCGGCGTCGTCGTGCCGCCAGCGATCTTGAAACGGATGCAGCGGGTCACCGACAAGGACGCGGCGCGCGAAGAAGGATTGGCCATCGCCCGCGAAACTTTGATGGAAGTGCGCCACCTGGTGCAGGGCGTACAGGTCAGCGCGCCGTTCGGCAGGGTGCAGTATGCGCTCGACGTCTTCAGCGTGCTCTGA
- a CDS encoding thioredoxin domain-containing protein — translation MNQIIRSLIGAAVVSVVCLSPGLAQKRDDKPQSKEAALQQQIDELKAGQQQILKELQEIKKILQSFQEAAAPPPQEIIMPVGGEPFKGNPTARVAVIEYSDYQCPFCGEYAREVFPRLEGEYIKSGKARYYFRDLPLQMHPQAMAAAMASRCAGDQGKFWEMHERLFANQNALGPDALKQHAAALGLDAARFDECMATDKYRNPVRRSIASAERLRIDGTPAFLIGVIDSGGQVVRVSQVLLGAQTYDEFKAALDKMLAAPGKQ, via the coding sequence ATGAATCAAATCATCCGCTCGCTTATAGGGGCGGCCGTCGTCAGTGTTGTCTGCCTGTCGCCGGGGCTGGCGCAGAAGCGCGACGACAAGCCGCAGTCGAAAGAGGCGGCGCTACAACAACAGATTGACGAGCTGAAAGCCGGTCAGCAGCAAATCCTCAAAGAGCTGCAAGAGATCAAAAAAATTCTGCAATCGTTTCAGGAAGCGGCTGCGCCGCCGCCGCAGGAGATCATCATGCCGGTCGGCGGCGAGCCGTTTAAGGGCAACCCGACGGCGCGCGTCGCCGTCATCGAGTATTCGGATTATCAGTGCCCGTTCTGCGGCGAGTACGCGCGCGAAGTCTTCCCGCGCCTGGAAGGCGAATACATCAAGAGCGGCAAGGCGCGTTACTACTTCCGCGACCTGCCGCTCCAGATGCACCCGCAGGCGATGGCGGCGGCGATGGCCTCGCGCTGCGCCGGCGACCAGGGCAAGTTCTGGGAGATGCACGAGCGGCTGTTTGCCAATCAGAATGCCCTCGGCCCCGACGCCTTGAAACAACACGCTGCCGCGCTCGGGTTGGACGCGGCGCGCTTCGACGAGTGCATGGCGACGGACAAATACCGCAACCCGGTGCGGCGCAGCATCGCCTCTGCCGAACGCTTGCGCATTGATGGCACGCCGGCCTTCTTAATCGGCGTGATCGATTCGGGCGGCCAGGTCGTCAGGGTCTCGCAGGTGTTGCTTGGCGCGCAGACTTACGACGAGTTCAAGGCGGCGCTCGACAAGATGCTCGCCGCGCCGGGCAAACAGTAA
- a CDS encoding PEGA domain-containing protein, translating into MTVTRRALLVFAALILSALAACSPASNQNAAPGNTNAARPTANTNTANLNAANTNAAAKSKPGTGSLEIASTPPSAGITIIPTTEDSAGTPQAYGATPATINDLTPGKYTVNLNKPGYKNFQKEVTVKAGATVTVNAALRK; encoded by the coding sequence ATGACGGTAACACGCCGCGCACTGCTGGTATTCGCCGCTCTCATCCTGTCGGCTCTCGCCGCTTGCTCGCCGGCCTCGAACCAGAACGCCGCGCCCGGCAACACCAACGCCGCGAGGCCCACGGCCAACACCAACACCGCCAATCTGAACGCAGCCAACACCAACGCGGCGGCGAAATCGAAGCCCGGCACCGGCAGCCTCGAAATCGCTTCGACGCCGCCGAGCGCCGGCATCACGATCATCCCGACCACCGAAGACAGCGCCGGCACGCCGCAAGCCTATGGCGCGACGCCGGCAACGATCAACGACCTGACGCCGGGCAAATACACCGTCAACCTGAACAAGCCCGGCTATAAGAATTTTCAGAAGGAAGTCACGGTCAAGGCCGGCGCGACAGTCACCGTCAACGCCGCGCTCAGGAAGTAA
- the ald gene encoding alanine dehydrogenase, translating into MIVGLPKEVKDNESRVGLVPAGVKALTDAGHRVIVQKSAGEGSGILDAEFVQAGGEMLDTAEEVWSRANMVVKVKEPIASEYGFLREDLMLFTYLHLAPARELTKAMVDSGVIGVAYETITNDQGHLPLLTPMSEVAGRMSVQVGAFYLEKINGGRGVLLGGVPGVAPGRVTIIGGGVVGTNAAKMAVGLGAAVIIIDRDLERLRYLDDIFGSRIRTLASNPYTIAESVAASDLVVGAVLVPGAAAPKLVTREMLKNMPRGSVIVDVAVDQGGCIETTKPTTHSAPTYYVENVLHYGVTNMPGAVPRTSTFALTNVTLPFALKLAKHGPEEAFRRDAHLRQGVNTYRGKVVYEAVAEDQGLPYTPIDQLI; encoded by the coding sequence ATGATCGTCGGATTACCGAAAGAAGTGAAAGACAACGAGTCTCGCGTCGGGCTGGTGCCTGCTGGCGTCAAGGCGCTCACGGATGCGGGACATCGAGTCATTGTGCAGAAGAGCGCCGGCGAAGGCTCAGGCATCCTGGATGCAGAGTTCGTCCAGGCCGGCGGCGAGATGCTCGACACGGCTGAAGAGGTCTGGTCGCGCGCCAACATGGTCGTTAAGGTCAAGGAGCCAATTGCTTCCGAGTACGGCTTCCTGCGCGAAGACCTGATGCTCTTTACTTACCTGCACCTGGCGCCGGCGCGCGAGCTGACGAAAGCGATGGTTGATAGCGGCGTCATCGGCGTCGCCTACGAAACGATCACCAACGACCAGGGCCACCTGCCGCTGCTGACGCCGATGAGCGAAGTCGCGGGCCGCATGTCCGTGCAGGTCGGCGCGTTTTATCTTGAGAAGATCAACGGCGGGCGCGGCGTTTTGCTGGGCGGCGTGCCGGGTGTAGCGCCGGGCCGCGTGACGATCATCGGCGGCGGCGTGGTCGGCACCAACGCCGCAAAGATGGCCGTGGGCCTCGGCGCGGCGGTGATTATCATTGATCGCGACCTTGAACGCTTGCGCTATCTCGATGACATTTTCGGCAGCCGCATACGCACACTGGCGTCAAACCCTTACACCATCGCCGAATCGGTAGCGGCTTCGGACCTGGTGGTCGGCGCGGTGCTGGTGCCGGGCGCGGCGGCTCCGAAGCTGGTGACCCGCGAGATGCTGAAAAACATGCCGCGCGGCTCGGTGATCGTTGACGTGGCGGTTGATCAGGGCGGTTGCATCGAAACGACGAAGCCGACGACGCACAGCGCGCCGACTTACTATGTCGAGAACGTCCTGCATTATGGCGTCACCAACATGCCGGGCGCGGTGCCGCGCACCTCGACATTCGCGCTGACGAACGTGACGCTGCCGTTTGCCTTGAAGCTGGCGAAGCATGGGCCGGAAGAAGCCTTCCGCCGCGACGCGCACCTGAGGCAGGGCGTCAACACCTATCGGGGCAAAGTGGTTTATGAAGCGGTCGCCGAAGATCAGGGCTTGCCGTACACGCCCATAGATCAATTGATCTAA
- a CDS encoding HAMP domain-containing sensor histidine kinase, producing MDDKPSVAKRYLISAAALIAAILLSLALKPLIRETPTLFFLAAVVISARWSGLRAATLTILLSVLALDYFFIEPIYAIGLAWDDLPIVAEFVLVALLVSSLNEANQRAKSALARANEELEKKVAERTSELLVANEKEQKARAQAEAANREKDVFLATVSHELRTPLNAILGWSHILGKELKDAEQVQAVNVINRNAQAQAKLINDLLDAARIINGKLQLDMRPVNLALLVQDVVTAMRPAAEAKEVRLEVADGASEDNCLADPDRMRQVLNNLLSNAIKFTPAGGSVRAAFAQQDGEAQITISDTGRGIAAEFLPFVFERFRQRDQADRRAGGLGLGLAIVRHLVQLHGGNIEVASDGEDRGATFTIKLPIQKVASAAP from the coding sequence ATGGACGACAAGCCCTCGGTTGCGAAACGCTACCTCATCTCCGCCGCCGCGTTGATCGCGGCGATCCTTTTGAGCCTCGCGCTGAAGCCGCTGATCCGCGAAACGCCCACGCTCTTTTTTCTTGCGGCGGTTGTCATCAGCGCCCGCTGGAGCGGCCTGCGCGCCGCCACCCTGACGATCCTGCTGTCGGTGCTGGCGCTCGATTACTTCTTCATCGAGCCGATCTACGCCATCGGCCTGGCCTGGGACGACCTGCCCATCGTCGCCGAGTTCGTGCTGGTCGCCTTGCTGGTCAGCTCGCTCAACGAGGCCAACCAGCGCGCCAAGTCGGCGCTGGCGCGGGCGAACGAGGAGCTTGAAAAGAAGGTCGCCGAGCGCACCAGCGAACTGCTGGTCGCCAACGAAAAGGAGCAGAAGGCGCGCGCCCAGGCCGAAGCCGCCAACCGCGAGAAGGACGTTTTTCTAGCGACCGTGTCGCACGAGCTGCGCACGCCGCTCAACGCCATTCTCGGCTGGTCGCACATCCTCGGCAAAGAGCTGAAAGATGCCGAGCAAGTGCAGGCCGTTAACGTCATCAACCGCAACGCCCAGGCGCAGGCCAAGCTGATTAATGACCTGCTCGACGCCGCTCGCATCATCAACGGCAAACTCCAACTCGATATGCGCCCGGTGAACCTGGCCTTGCTCGTGCAAGACGTCGTGACGGCCATGCGGCCAGCGGCAGAGGCCAAAGAGGTTCGCCTTGAGGTCGCGGACGGCGCTTCAGAGGACAACTGCCTGGCCGACCCTGACCGCATGCGACAAGTTCTCAACAACCTGCTTTCGAACGCGATCAAGTTTACGCCCGCGGGCGGCAGCGTCCGCGCCGCCTTCGCCCAGCAAGACGGCGAGGCGCAGATCACCATCAGCGACACCGGCAGAGGCATCGCGGCAGAGTTCCTCCCTTTCGTCTTCGAGCGCTTTCGCCAGCGCGATCAGGCCGACCGCCGTGCCGGCGGCCTCGGGTTGGGGCTGGCCATCGTCCGCCACCTGGTCCAACTTCACGGCGGCAACATCGAAGTCGCAAGCGACGGCGAAGACCGCGGCGCCACCTTTACAATCAAGCTGCCGATCCAGAAGGTCGCCAGCGCCGCTCCTTAA
- a CDS encoding YbjN domain-containing protein, whose protein sequence is MKRSIAMLILAAALLGLAFATPQQKGISIQTVKVYLDKMEMQSVPHPRSADTLVVPSTDNQNADRIDLYVERRADQTLVLTAYPKFKGRYFNLARVADREKLFQRLLEANHRAFATFFVDNQGDIGARFTFSTEDGVGYETFRSSVIELLRITDEYVPTLDGFMRNEQTDKDPLKKP, encoded by the coding sequence ATGAAACGATCTATAGCCATGCTGATACTGGCCGCGGCGCTGCTGGGGCTCGCCTTTGCGACGCCGCAGCAGAAGGGCATCAGCATACAGACGGTCAAGGTCTATCTCGACAAGATGGAGATGCAATCGGTGCCGCACCCGCGCAGCGCCGACACGCTGGTCGTGCCCAGCACCGATAACCAGAACGCCGACCGCATTGATCTCTACGTCGAGCGGCGCGCCGATCAGACACTGGTGCTGACGGCGTACCCGAAATTCAAAGGGCGTTATTTCAATCTGGCGCGCGTTGCCGACCGCGAGAAGTTGTTTCAGCGATTGCTGGAAGCCAATCATCGCGCCTTTGCGACCTTCTTCGTTGACAACCAGGGCGACATCGGCGCGCGCTTTACGTTTTCGACCGAAGACGGCGTCGGCTATGAAACCTTCCGCTCATCCGTCATCGAACTGTTGCGCATCACCGACGAATACGTGCCGACGCTCGATGGCTTTATGCGCAATGAGCAGACGGACAAAGACCCGTTGAAGAAACCGTGA
- the metH gene encoding methionine synthase, which translates to MERTKLLEELLAERILVLDGATGTAIQAHQLTAEDFGGAQLEGCNENLVFTRPDVVLDIHRGYLEAGADIIETNTFGGTPIVLAEYGLQDLAVQQNETAARLARQAAAEYSTTNRPRFVAGSIGPTTKSISVTGGVTFDELINAFHAEATGLVTGGADILLVETQLDTRTTKAALIGIWKVFDELGVRLPVMVSGTIEVMGTMLAGQTAEALAVSLAHADLLSIGLNCATGPELMTDHVRSVAAIAQTRVSCVPNAGLPDPETGQYRETPETFAATIERFIDHGWLNLVGGCCGTTAAHIRALAQMVEGKRPRAWQPHHRTLFSGIDFVEASDDQRPLIVGERTNEVGSRKFKRLITEEKYEEAAEVGRQQVKGGAQIIDVNLQNADRDELYDIDRFYDRLNRLIKVPIMIDTTDAVAIERALTYCQGKSIINSINLEDGLEKFERVTPLARKYGAALIVGCIDEDKEQAQAVTRERKLAVAERSVKLLTEDYGIRPEDIIIDPLVFPCATGDQNYVGSAVETIEAVRLIKEAIPHVKTVLGISNVSFGLPDAGREVLNSVFLYHCTKAGLDLAIVNSEKLERYASIPEAERRLSEDLLWNRGGDPIAAFAAHFRSQTSRTKKVASDLPLDERLANYIIEGTKEGLIADLDLKLKQAAPLDIINGPLMRGMEEVGRLFNNNELIVAEVLQSAEAMKAAVSHLEQFMEKRADSIRGRIVLATVKGDVHDIGKNLVDIILSNNGYEVINLGIKIPSEILIQAAREHRPDVIGLSGLLVKSAQQMVLTAEDLKNAGVQVPLLVGGAALSNRFTRTKIAPAYSNTVVYCSDAMNGLDTLNRLMSADERLRLEAELIEQDFGARPAPPPVIFDESEQRSSRVSLDVPIPAVPDLDRHTIKVTDLDEVWSYINPQMLYGRHLGLRGRFTELIAAGDRKAVELEEKIERVKEECRRGAMQVRVLWQFFEAESDGNRLHLFAGRGASEPVESFTFPRQRKPDGLALSDYVLPPRRDGEGRVAERDHIAMFVTTAGEGIRELAEAAKQQGEYLRSYALQALALETAEAAAEWIHARLRALWGFADADDLSRRSLFQARYRGKRYSFGYPACPDLEQQAGLFRLLRPEEIGVQLTEGFMMEPEASVSALVFHHPDAAYFSVGASEMAEATAD; encoded by the coding sequence ATGGAACGTACAAAACTACTCGAAGAGTTGCTGGCCGAGCGCATCCTTGTGCTGGATGGCGCGACCGGCACGGCGATTCAAGCGCATCAGTTGACCGCCGAAGATTTCGGCGGCGCGCAGCTTGAGGGCTGCAACGAGAACCTCGTCTTCACGCGGCCCGATGTCGTGCTGGACATCCATCGCGGTTATCTCGAAGCCGGCGCCGACATCATCGAGACCAACACCTTCGGCGGCACGCCCATCGTTCTCGCCGAATACGGCTTGCAGGATTTGGCCGTCCAGCAGAACGAAACTGCCGCGCGGCTGGCGCGACAGGCCGCCGCCGAGTATTCGACCACGAATCGCCCGCGCTTTGTCGCCGGCTCCATCGGGCCGACGACGAAATCGATCTCGGTTACCGGCGGCGTCACCTTCGACGAGCTAATCAACGCCTTTCACGCGGAAGCCACCGGACTGGTCACGGGCGGCGCAGACATCTTGTTAGTCGAAACGCAGCTTGACACGCGCACCACGAAAGCCGCGCTCATCGGCATCTGGAAAGTGTTTGACGAGCTTGGCGTCCGCCTGCCGGTGATGGTATCGGGCACGATTGAAGTGATGGGAACTATGCTCGCGGGGCAGACCGCCGAAGCCTTAGCGGTGTCGCTGGCGCATGCCGACTTGCTATCGATTGGCTTGAATTGCGCGACTGGCCCTGAACTGATGACCGACCACGTTCGCAGCGTCGCGGCGATTGCGCAAACGCGCGTGTCGTGTGTGCCGAACGCCGGCTTGCCCGACCCCGAAACCGGCCAGTACCGCGAAACGCCCGAAACTTTTGCGGCGACCATCGAACGGTTCATCGATCACGGCTGGCTCAATCTGGTCGGCGGCTGTTGCGGCACGACTGCGGCGCACATCCGGGCGCTTGCGCAGATGGTCGAGGGCAAGCGCCCGCGCGCCTGGCAGCCGCATCATCGCACGCTCTTTTCAGGCATAGACTTTGTCGAAGCGAGCGACGACCAGCGCCCGCTCATCGTCGGCGAGCGCACCAATGAAGTCGGCTCGCGCAAATTCAAGCGGCTGATCACCGAAGAGAAATACGAAGAGGCCGCCGAGGTCGGGCGGCAGCAGGTCAAAGGCGGCGCGCAGATCATTGACGTCAATTTGCAGAATGCCGACCGCGACGAGCTATACGACATTGACCGCTTCTATGACCGCCTGAACCGCTTGATCAAAGTGCCGATCATGATCGATACGACCGACGCCGTGGCCATCGAGCGGGCGCTGACGTATTGCCAGGGCAAGTCGATCATCAACTCGATCAACCTCGAAGACGGGCTGGAGAAATTCGAGCGCGTTACGCCCTTGGCGCGCAAGTACGGCGCGGCGCTGATCGTCGGCTGCATTGACGAAGACAAGGAGCAGGCGCAGGCCGTCACCCGCGAGCGCAAGCTGGCGGTCGCTGAACGCTCTGTGAAGTTGCTCACCGAAGACTACGGCATCCGGCCCGAAGACATCATCATCGATCCGCTGGTCTTTCCATGCGCCACCGGCGATCAGAACTACGTCGGCAGCGCCGTCGAGACCATCGAAGCGGTGCGCCTCATCAAGGAAGCGATTCCGCACGTCAAGACCGTGCTGGGCATCAGCAATGTTTCGTTCGGGCTTCCAGACGCGGGCCGCGAAGTTTTGAACTCGGTCTTCCTCTATCACTGCACCAAGGCCGGGCTCGATCTGGCCATCGTCAATTCCGAGAAGCTCGAACGCTACGCCTCGATTCCCGAAGCGGAGCGCCGCCTGTCCGAAGACTTGTTATGGAATCGCGGCGGCGACCCGATTGCGGCGTTTGCGGCGCACTTCCGCTCGCAGACATCACGCACCAAGAAGGTGGCGAGCGATTTGCCCTTAGACGAGCGGCTGGCGAATTACATCATCGAAGGCACCAAAGAAGGGCTGATCGCCGATCTCGATTTGAAGCTCAAGCAGGCCGCGCCGCTCGACATCATCAACGGCCCATTGATGCGCGGCATGGAAGAGGTCGGGCGGCTGTTCAATAACAACGAGCTGATCGTCGCCGAAGTGCTGCAATCCGCCGAAGCGATGAAGGCCGCTGTGTCGCACCTTGAGCAGTTCATGGAGAAGCGCGCCGACTCGATCCGCGGGCGCATTGTGCTGGCGACCGTCAAGGGTGATGTGCATGACATCGGCAAGAACCTGGTTGACATCATCCTGTCGAACAACGGCTACGAGGTGATCAACCTCGGCATCAAGATTCCGTCAGAGATTTTGATTCAGGCGGCGCGCGAGCACCGGCCTGACGTGATCGGCCTGTCGGGCCTGCTGGTGAAATCGGCGCAGCAGATGGTCCTGACGGCGGAAGATTTGAAGAACGCGGGCGTGCAGGTGCCGCTGCTCGTCGGCGGCGCGGCGCTGTCGAATCGCTTCACGCGCACCAAGATCGCGCCGGCTTACAGCAACACGGTGGTCTATTGCAGCGACGCGATGAACGGACTGGACACGCTCAACCGCCTGATGAGCGCCGACGAGCGCCTGCGGCTCGAAGCCGAATTGATCGAGCAGGATTTTGGCGCGCGGCCCGCGCCCCCGCCGGTCATCTTTGACGAGAGCGAACAGCGCAGCTCGCGCGTGTCGCTCGACGTGCCAATTCCCGCGGTGCCCGACCTCGACCGCCACACCATCAAGGTCACGGACCTTGACGAGGTCTGGAGCTATATCAACCCGCAGATGCTTTACGGGCGGCATCTCGGCCTGCGCGGGCGCTTCACCGAATTGATCGCTGCCGGCGACCGCAAGGCCGTCGAGCTGGAAGAGAAGATCGAGCGCGTCAAAGAAGAGTGCCGGCGCGGCGCGATGCAGGTGCGCGTGCTGTGGCAATTCTTCGAGGCTGAAAGCGACGGCAATCGCCTGCACCTGTTTGCCGGGCGCGGCGCGAGCGAGCCTGTTGAGAGCTTCACCTTCCCACGGCAGCGCAAGCCCGACGGGCTGGCTTTGAGCGATTACGTGTTGCCGCCACGGCGCGACGGCGAGGGGCGTGTGGCTGAGCGCGATCACATCGCCATGTTTGTGACGACCGCCGGCGAAGGCATCCGCGAGCTGGCCGAAGCGGCGAAACAGCAGGGCGAATACCTGCGCTCTTATGCGTTGCAGGCGCTCGCGCTTGAGACCGCGGAAGCGGCGGCAGAATGGATTCACGCGCGGTTGCGGGCGCTGTGGGGCTTTGCCGACGCGGACGATCTATCGCGGCGGTCGCTGTTTCAAGCGCGCTATCGCGGCAAGCGCTATTCGTTCGGCTACCCGGCGTGCCCCGACCTTGAGCAGCAAGCCGGATTGTTCCGCCTGCTCCGGCCCGAAGAGATCGGCGTTCAGCTGACGGAAGGTTTCATGATGGAGCCGGAAGCCTCGGTGTCGGCGCTCGTCTTTCACCATCCCGATGCGGCTTACTTTTCGGTCGGCGCGTCAGAGATGGCCGAAGCGACGGCGGATTGA
- a CDS encoding AAA family ATPase, whose protein sequence is MFKVALVGTHGVGKTTVAYELGGAIKRRGRTVELITEIARECPFALNDQASREAHQWIIARQVQLEIEKRPRAEVLICDRSVLDNFAYYARLYGTAGEQAEALLGYCRAWTSTYDLLVRLPVMAPLTDDGFRSTDVAFQHEIEHWCDELFEGRYDEQSRPTYIRHLLAASDIAGYILACCAERAPQAMRMK, encoded by the coding sequence TTGTTCAAGGTCGCACTGGTAGGCACACACGGCGTCGGCAAAACGACGGTGGCGTATGAGCTGGGCGGCGCCATCAAACGACGGGGCCGCACCGTCGAGCTGATTACGGAAATCGCCCGCGAATGTCCGTTCGCGCTCAACGATCAGGCGAGCCGCGAGGCGCATCAATGGATCATCGCCCGCCAGGTACAGCTCGAAATTGAAAAACGCCCGCGCGCCGAAGTCTTGATCTGCGACCGCTCGGTGCTGGACAACTTCGCCTACTATGCGCGGCTCTATGGCACCGCCGGCGAGCAGGCCGAAGCGCTGCTCGGCTACTGTCGCGCCTGGACCAGCACCTATGATCTGCTGGTGCGGCTGCCGGTGATGGCGCCGCTTACGGACGACGGCTTCCGCTCGACCGACGTGGCGTTTCAACATGAGATCGAGCACTGGTGCGACGAGTTATTCGAGGGGCGTTACGACGAGCAGAGCCGTCCCACCTACATCCGTCACCTGCTGGCCGCAAGCGACATCGCCGGCTATATCCTGGCCTGTTGCGCCGAGCGCGCGCCGCAGGCAATGCGGATGAAATAA